In a single window of the Subtercola sp. PAMC28395 genome:
- a CDS encoding Trp biosynthesis-associated membrane protein → MTGAPLRRVKSLSILAVVAWSALVFLSWSQPWFTLTAQGRAGDTLTVTVQGAAAAPALSALALAGLALSAALAIAGPVIRIILGLLELVLGLSILASSAAALADPVLAGQSAVTSATGVAGSSSILAIAQSTGSTPWPWVAAVAGALMAVTGILIVVTFRRWPVSGRKYQPVQFADETGRTSASPATLVEANLGSVGPETENSAAAPVGHETAGDSAPSTTASAETGVPVDLDAKAESDRTRAVDSWDSLSRGVDPTN, encoded by the coding sequence ATGACCGGGGCACCGCTTCGCCGGGTCAAATCCCTGAGCATCCTCGCCGTCGTCGCGTGGAGTGCCCTGGTGTTCCTGTCGTGGTCGCAACCGTGGTTCACACTGACGGCTCAGGGCCGTGCCGGAGACACTCTCACGGTCACGGTTCAGGGTGCCGCTGCCGCTCCGGCTCTCTCGGCCCTTGCTCTTGCGGGCCTCGCACTCTCGGCAGCGCTGGCGATCGCAGGGCCCGTCATCAGGATCATCCTCGGCCTGCTCGAACTCGTGCTCGGCCTGTCAATACTCGCCTCCTCCGCCGCGGCTCTGGCAGACCCCGTTCTGGCCGGTCAGTCGGCTGTGACCAGTGCCACCGGCGTGGCGGGGAGCAGCTCGATCCTGGCCATCGCCCAGTCGACAGGGTCGACCCCCTGGCCGTGGGTCGCGGCCGTCGCGGGTGCGCTGATGGCCGTGACGGGCATCCTGATCGTCGTGACGTTCCGCCGGTGGCCAGTATCGGGTCGAAAGTACCAGCCGGTGCAGTTCGCCGATGAGACCGGGCGAACGTCAGCCAGCCCGGCCACACTGGTCGAGGCGAATCTCGGATCGGTGGGGCCCGAGACCGAGAACAGTGCCGCTGCGCCTGTCGGCCACGAAACAGCCGGGGACTCCGCTCCCTCGACCACCGCATCGGCAGAGACAGGGGTGCCGGTCGACCTCGACGCGAAAGCCGAGTCAGACCGTACCCGGGCCGTCGACAGCTGGGACAGTCTCAGCCGCGGAGTCGACCCCACCAACTGA
- a CDS encoding anthranilate synthase component I gives MAPSTPSSTTREEFDRLLNTHRVIPVIRTLFADGETPIGIYRKLSDNRPGTFLLESAGQGGVWSRFSFIGVSSYGVLSADGDRAVWMGSGLNTARAFPHGMPSGPLEALAELYEEWKTPAIEGHPPLTGGLVGFIGWETVRQIEHLPNRPPADFAVPCQALSFVSDLIAVDHLLGTVTLVSTVLADGDVAGGSGDSGGRNADPDELWRDAVARLDSMQYRLAKPAEAWLAEADFSLAATPDARTTRPDFLDSIEVAKEHIREGDIFQVVISQRFDLACSAEPIEVYRVLRTLNPSPYMYLLNLESPSRQPYAIVGSSPEALVKVEEGRAFTHPIAGSRPRGRGVDEDLNFESELLADPKEKAEHLMLVDLARNDLLKVCEAGSVEVTEFMRIERFSHIMHIVSSVEGILAPEVTAIDVFRATFPAGTLSGAPKPRALQIIDDLEPAQRGVYGGVVGYFDFAGGADLAIAIRTAVIAGGVAHVQAGGGLVADSDPASEFLESQNKAAAPLRAVAIANAMKRVG, from the coding sequence ATGGCACCCAGCACCCCGAGCTCGACGACTCGCGAAGAGTTCGACCGACTCCTGAACACCCACCGGGTGATCCCGGTCATTCGCACGCTCTTCGCCGACGGTGAGACGCCGATCGGCATCTACCGCAAACTGAGCGACAACCGCCCTGGCACCTTCCTGCTCGAATCTGCGGGACAGGGCGGCGTGTGGTCGCGGTTCTCGTTCATCGGCGTGTCGAGCTACGGCGTGCTGAGTGCAGACGGTGACCGCGCTGTGTGGATGGGATCCGGGCTCAACACAGCCCGGGCATTCCCCCACGGAATGCCGAGCGGGCCGCTCGAGGCGCTGGCCGAGCTCTACGAAGAGTGGAAGACACCTGCCATCGAGGGGCACCCTCCCCTGACCGGAGGACTCGTGGGGTTCATCGGCTGGGAGACGGTGCGCCAGATCGAACACCTTCCCAACCGGCCGCCGGCCGATTTCGCTGTGCCGTGCCAGGCGCTGTCGTTCGTCTCCGACCTGATCGCTGTCGACCACCTGCTCGGCACGGTGACCCTGGTCTCAACGGTGCTCGCCGACGGCGATGTTGCGGGGGGATCCGGCGATTCCGGCGGCAGGAACGCCGACCCCGACGAACTCTGGCGCGACGCCGTTGCACGGCTGGATTCGATGCAGTATCGCCTGGCGAAACCGGCAGAGGCCTGGCTTGCAGAGGCGGATTTCTCGCTGGCTGCGACCCCGGATGCCCGCACCACGCGCCCCGATTTCCTCGACTCGATCGAGGTGGCCAAAGAGCACATCCGCGAGGGCGACATCTTTCAGGTGGTCATCTCGCAGCGCTTCGACCTGGCCTGCAGCGCGGAGCCGATCGAGGTCTACCGCGTGCTCAGAACCCTCAACCCGAGCCCGTACATGTACCTGCTGAACCTCGAATCCCCGTCTCGGCAGCCGTACGCCATTGTCGGTTCGAGCCCCGAGGCGCTGGTCAAGGTCGAAGAGGGTCGCGCATTCACCCACCCGATCGCCGGTTCACGCCCGCGCGGCCGCGGAGTCGACGAAGACCTGAATTTCGAGAGCGAGCTGCTGGCAGACCCCAAAGAGAAGGCCGAGCACCTGATGCTCGTCGACCTCGCGCGCAACGACCTGCTGAAGGTCTGCGAAGCGGGATCGGTCGAGGTCACCGAGTTCATGCGCATCGAGCGGTTCAGTCACATCATGCACATCGTGTCGTCGGTCGAGGGGATTCTCGCCCCCGAGGTTACGGCGATCGATGTGTTCCGAGCGACCTTCCCAGCCGGCACCCTCTCTGGTGCCCCGAAACCGCGTGCGCTACAGATCATCGATGACCTCGAACCAGCGCAGCGCGGCGTCTACGGTGGGGTGGTCGGGTATTTCGACTTCGCCGGCGGAGCAGATCTCGCCATCGCGATCCGTACCGCGGTGATCGCCGGCGGCGTGGCCCACGTTCAGGCCGGTGGCGGTCTCGTCGCGGACTCCGACCCCGCCTCTGAGTTCCTCGAATCCCAGAACAAGGCCGCGGCGCCCCTTCGCGCCGTGGCGATCGCCAATGCCATGAAGAGAGTCGGATGA
- the hisI gene encoding phosphoribosyl-AMP cyclohydrolase — protein MSFALDVDSVISRATFNDQGLLPAIIQQFDTSEVLMLGWMDAEALRRTYTSGRVTFWSRSRQEYWRKGDTSGHAQFVRAAALDCDGDTLLVTVEQVGVACHTGTRTCFDGDVLAPETGFASRAGSEIHTETSPDSGITAGPE, from the coding sequence ATGAGCTTCGCGCTCGACGTCGACTCGGTGATCAGCCGGGCCACGTTCAACGACCAGGGCCTGCTGCCGGCGATCATCCAGCAGTTCGACACTTCTGAAGTACTCATGCTTGGCTGGATGGACGCCGAAGCGCTTCGGCGCACGTACACGAGCGGCCGGGTGACGTTCTGGTCGAGGTCGAGGCAGGAATACTGGCGAAAGGGCGACACCTCCGGGCACGCGCAGTTCGTTCGTGCGGCGGCTCTCGACTGTGATGGCGATACGCTCCTGGTCACGGTAGAGCAGGTCGGCGTTGCCTGCCACACCGGTACGCGCACCTGCTTCGACGGCGACGTTCTCGCACCCGAGACGGGGTTCGCGAGTCGGGCCGGAAGTGAAATCCACACGGAGACGTCCCCCGACAGCGGCATCACGGCCGGCCCCGAGTAG